A stretch of Enterobacter cloacae complex sp. ECNIH7 DNA encodes these proteins:
- a CDS encoding response regulator, producing the protein MEHIDHILVVDDDRDIRELIVDYLGKSGYRATGAANGKEMRVVLDKQHIDLVVLDVMMPGDDGLTLCRELRVGKYKDLPILMLTARNEETDRILGLEMGADDYVVKPFVARELLARIKAILRRFRTMPPNLQVTEAGRLVMFGEWQLDTVARHLIDPEGVIVVLSGAEYRLLRVFLDHPQRVLTRDQLLNLTQGRDAELFERSIDLLVSRVRQRLNEDARTPAYIKTVRSEGYVFTMPVTIKEANE; encoded by the coding sequence GTGGAGCATATTGATCATATTCTTGTCGTCGATGACGACAGGGATATTCGTGAACTGATTGTCGATTATCTCGGTAAGTCTGGCTATCGCGCGACGGGCGCGGCCAACGGTAAAGAGATGCGCGTCGTGCTGGATAAACAGCATATCGACCTGGTGGTGCTGGATGTCATGATGCCCGGCGACGACGGCCTTACGCTGTGTCGAGAGCTACGCGTCGGGAAATATAAAGATCTGCCCATCCTGATGCTGACGGCCCGCAATGAGGAGACGGACAGGATCCTGGGTCTGGAGATGGGCGCGGATGACTACGTGGTGAAGCCGTTTGTCGCCCGCGAACTGCTGGCGCGTATCAAAGCGATTTTACGACGTTTTCGCACGATGCCGCCCAATCTGCAGGTGACAGAAGCCGGGCGGCTGGTGATGTTCGGTGAATGGCAGCTCGATACCGTTGCACGTCACTTAATCGATCCGGAAGGGGTGATCGTCGTGCTCAGCGGGGCGGAGTATCGCCTGCTGCGCGTTTTCCTTGACCACCCTCAGCGGGTGCTGACCCGCGATCAGCTGCTCAACCTCACGCAGGGGCGCGACGCCGAGCTGTTTGAACGTTCTATCGACCTGCTGGTTAGCCGGGTCCGTCAGCGCCTGAACGAAGATGCCCGCACGCCCGCCTATATCAAGACCGTGCGCAGCGAAGGCTACGTTTTTACGATGCCGGTCACCATCAAAGAGGCTAACGAATGA
- a CDS encoding NUDIX domain-containing protein has translation MQSKRADVRIIDSETLSDNWYNLKKYTFDLQHRDGEWQRQQREVYDRGNGATILLYNREKKTVILTRQFRFPVFINGHEDDLIEAAAGLLDNMDPESRIKAEAEEETGFQVSSVQKIFEAYMSPGSVTEKLYFYLAEYQPQDRTGAGGGIKAEGEDIDVLEMTLEEALRGIETGKIVDGKTIMLLYHIALKGIM, from the coding sequence GTGCAATCAAAACGTGCAGATGTGCGCATCATTGACAGTGAAACCCTGTCAGATAACTGGTACAACCTTAAAAAGTACACCTTCGACCTGCAGCACCGTGACGGCGAATGGCAACGACAGCAACGAGAGGTCTACGACCGTGGCAACGGCGCGACTATTCTTCTCTACAACCGTGAGAAAAAAACGGTGATCCTGACGCGCCAGTTCCGCTTCCCTGTCTTTATCAACGGCCATGAGGACGATTTAATCGAAGCCGCGGCGGGACTGCTGGACAACATGGATCCCGAAAGCCGCATAAAAGCAGAAGCGGAAGAAGAGACAGGGTTTCAGGTTTCGAGCGTGCAGAAAATCTTTGAAGCCTATATGAGCCCGGGCTCCGTCACGGAAAAACTTTATTTTTATCTTGCCGAGTACCAGCCGCAAGACAGAACCGGCGCAGGCGGCGGGATCAAGGCTGAGGGAGAAGATATCGACGTGCTGGAAATGACGCTCGAAGAGGCATTACGCGGCATTGAAACAGGCAAGATTGTCGACGGTAAAACCATCATGCTGCTTTATCATATTGCTCTTAAAGGCATTATGTAG
- a CDS encoding DUF4406 domain-containing protein, translating to MTQQLILIAGPYRSGTEGVQARIDENLARLESAALAVYQRGHIPVIGEWLALPLAKAAGSKAVGDEISEAMLYPVAHRLIAKCDAIYRIAGPSKGADMDIEVARKYGLKVYTALENIPEA from the coding sequence ATGACACAACAGCTAATTTTAATTGCCGGCCCCTATCGCAGCGGAACCGAAGGCGTTCAGGCACGTATTGATGAGAATCTGGCGCGTCTCGAAAGCGCAGCACTAGCCGTTTACCAGCGGGGTCACATCCCGGTCATTGGCGAATGGCTGGCTTTGCCGTTGGCAAAAGCCGCAGGATCGAAAGCGGTTGGTGATGAAATCAGTGAAGCGATGCTGTACCCCGTTGCTCACCGGCTAATAGCTAAATGTGATGCCATTTATCGTATTGCCGGTCCGTCTAAAGGTGCCGATATGGACATTGAGGTTGCCCGCAAATATGGCCTGAAGGTTTATACCGCACTTGAGAACATTCCTGAGGCTTAA
- a CDS encoding helix-turn-helix transcriptional regulator — protein sequence MKDTYYNDIAINTLIQSELDAFFEDFKGIVFAYAIMNKKDPSQMRIINNSPEWFDIYLDRKYQFIDPVIIRALRCVEDFFWESDVILSDGYNLTRIFNESVQYDIYQGQTFPLHDYLNNLVVLSVISPKHSGIDIEKYRPQFLSFLVQLHQKTLNLYSQHQQKKNVFLSPRERQILKWVSAGKTYAEISVILSIAERTVKFHMGNVMKKLGVNNARHAIKLGTELRLLDD from the coding sequence GTGAAGGATACATATTACAACGACATAGCGATCAATACGCTAATTCAGAGTGAGCTGGACGCGTTTTTTGAGGATTTCAAAGGGATCGTCTTCGCCTACGCCATTATGAACAAGAAAGATCCTTCACAGATGCGGATAATCAATAACAGCCCCGAGTGGTTTGATATCTACCTCGACAGGAAATATCAGTTCATTGACCCTGTTATCATTCGGGCTTTGCGCTGTGTTGAAGATTTTTTCTGGGAAAGTGATGTCATCCTGTCTGATGGTTATAACCTGACGCGCATTTTCAACGAAAGCGTCCAGTATGATATCTACCAGGGGCAGACGTTCCCTCTGCATGACTATCTTAATAATCTTGTCGTCTTATCCGTCATCAGTCCTAAGCATTCTGGTATTGATATAGAAAAATATCGGCCACAATTTCTAAGCTTCCTTGTTCAACTGCATCAGAAGACACTCAATCTCTATAGCCAGCATCAACAGAAAAAGAATGTTTTTCTGTCGCCACGTGAGCGACAAATCCTTAAATGGGTCAGCGCCGGGAAAACCTACGCAGAAATTTCTGTTATTTTGTCTATTGCTGAACGCACCGTTAAATTCCATATGGGGAATGTAATGAAAAAACTCGGTGTGAATAATGCCAGACACGCAATTAAACTTGGAACAGAACTACGATTACTGGACGACTGA
- a CDS encoding PACE efflux transporter, protein MEIELNKSVKERVFHAVIFEVTANVIIALSLAWLMNVSVLQSGSLSVISALTATVWNFIFNKLFDSLQKKHQFQRTFLVRAIHAVGFETGLIISLIPVAMVMLNLTVAEAFFVEIGLVLFFLPYTMLFNWLYDYLRWTFVGRKRSAL, encoded by the coding sequence ATGGAAATTGAATTAAATAAGAGTGTTAAAGAGAGAGTTTTCCATGCTGTCATTTTTGAAGTGACGGCCAACGTTATCATCGCGCTGTCTCTCGCCTGGCTGATGAACGTGTCGGTACTCCAGTCAGGCTCGTTGTCCGTGATATCCGCCCTTACCGCCACGGTCTGGAATTTTATTTTTAATAAGCTCTTTGACTCCCTGCAGAAAAAACATCAGTTTCAGCGCACATTTCTCGTTCGCGCAATCCATGCGGTTGGTTTTGAAACGGGACTTATCATCTCCTTAATCCCTGTGGCAATGGTTATGCTGAACCTGACCGTGGCTGAGGCATTTTTTGTTGAGATTGGTCTGGTGCTGTTTTTCCTGCCCTATACGATGCTGTTTAACTGGCTTTACGACTACCTGCGCTGGACGTTCGTTGGACGAAAGCGTTCGGCGTTATAG
- a CDS encoding DUF6904 family protein encodes MLRYELTPNNAGFILWGDSEALNELHELIHYIVDESPLIKVKDGFMLSLAYDIRKAREGNRRVEQHQYDQHDTYKLYGVELLWPLVLVQSSILRNSMGYIQTDKNQLSVMYAFEYLIESALTESERTTSNDIMLTVKYASDSDFNFIEDNIDSRCCYFISLSPEQRKKQLISIVRSFHSLWGKYAREKQDIKMLNEMNNTSWVWPDNINW; translated from the coding sequence ATGCTTCGATACGAGTTAACGCCGAACAATGCAGGTTTTATACTGTGGGGAGATTCAGAAGCCCTGAATGAATTACATGAACTCATTCATTACATCGTGGATGAAAGCCCACTGATTAAAGTTAAAGACGGATTTATGTTATCCCTTGCCTATGATATTCGTAAAGCACGGGAAGGTAATCGTCGTGTTGAGCAACATCAGTATGATCAACATGATACATATAAGCTTTATGGTGTTGAGCTTTTATGGCCTCTGGTCCTGGTACAGTCCTCAATACTCAGAAACTCAATGGGTTATATTCAGACAGACAAAAACCAGCTGTCTGTCATGTATGCCTTTGAATACCTGATAGAATCAGCATTAACAGAGTCTGAGAGAACAACGTCGAATGATATTATGCTAACAGTAAAATATGCATCAGACTCTGATTTTAATTTCATTGAGGATAATATTGACAGCAGGTGCTGCTATTTTATCAGCCTATCTCCGGAGCAAAGAAAAAAGCAGTTAATCAGTATTGTTCGTTCTTTTCATTCATTATGGGGTAAGTATGCCCGTGAAAAGCAGGACATAAAGATGCTGAACGAAATGAATAATACATCATGGGTCTGGCCGGACAATATCAACTGGTGA
- a CDS encoding DeoR/GlpR family DNA-binding transcription regulator has translation MLTSQRKQLILEKLGTEGQVQSKALSMFFDVSEDTIRRDLRELAAEGRLQRVHGGALPSSSAIAPFAERQSVKMDAKKRVARKGAQLISSGQVVIVDGGTTTSELITFFPPDLRITVVTHSPSIALGLVDHPSIEVILIGGRLYKHSIVAVGAAAIEGIENIHADLFFMGVTGIHPEAGLTTGDFEEACIKRAFSGRAAETVVLASPEKINTASSFVIGDVSSVNTIIVEDHTDKEWIRAVSEKGVSVVLTSESDTL, from the coding sequence ATGCTCACCAGTCAGCGAAAACAATTGATCCTCGAAAAGCTCGGCACCGAAGGCCAGGTCCAGTCAAAAGCGCTCAGCATGTTCTTTGATGTCTCTGAAGACACCATCAGGCGTGATTTGCGCGAGCTGGCGGCAGAAGGGCGTTTGCAGCGCGTTCACGGCGGCGCGCTGCCGTCATCTTCTGCTATTGCTCCCTTTGCCGAACGGCAATCCGTGAAAATGGATGCGAAAAAACGGGTCGCCCGCAAAGGCGCGCAGCTGATTTCATCAGGCCAGGTGGTGATCGTTGACGGTGGCACGACTACTTCGGAGCTGATTACGTTTTTCCCTCCTGATCTGCGCATCACGGTGGTTACACACAGTCCGAGCATCGCCCTGGGGCTTGTGGATCATCCGTCCATCGAGGTGATTCTGATCGGCGGTCGCTTGTATAAGCACTCCATTGTTGCGGTCGGCGCTGCGGCCATCGAAGGCATCGAAAATATTCATGCAGATCTGTTCTTTATGGGCGTGACCGGGATCCATCCTGAGGCGGGGCTGACAACCGGCGATTTCGAAGAAGCGTGCATCAAACGTGCATTTTCCGGCAGAGCCGCGGAGACGGTTGTGCTGGCTTCTCCTGAAAAGATCAACACAGCGTCTTCGTTTGTGATTGGCGATGTGTCGTCGGTGAACACCATTATCGTTGAAGACCATACCGATAAGGAGTGGATCCGCGCGGTATCGGAAAAGGGAGTCTCCGTCGTGTTGACCTCAGAGAGTGACACTCTCTGA
- a CDS encoding alpha/beta fold hydrolase — protein MFSKLAYSTLALTVSLGTVMSCQAEVTGTTFAAAFDRPQQINAGDLNVGYVDIGPKNGQPVILLHGWPYDIHSYADVAPALAAKGYRVIVPSLRGYGTTRFLSAKTPRNGQPSAMAKDIVNLMDALNIKQAVFAGYDWGARTADIVAALWPERVKSLVSVSGYLISSQQIGKQPLPPKAEQQWWYQFYFATARGAEGYAKNTHDFARLIWSQASPDWKFSDAVFNASAKSLDNPDHVAVTLSNYRWRLGLEKGERKYDSYEQKLATLPNITVPTITIEGGNNGAPHPAPQAYAGKFTGKYEHRTFGATVGHNPPQEDPQDFVKAVVDADKL, from the coding sequence ATGTTTAGCAAACTCGCATATTCAACTCTCGCACTGACCGTTTCCCTTGGCACCGTGATGTCCTGTCAGGCCGAAGTCACCGGCACAACTTTCGCGGCAGCCTTCGATCGTCCGCAGCAAATTAACGCCGGCGATTTGAACGTCGGTTATGTCGACATCGGCCCGAAAAACGGCCAGCCGGTTATTTTACTGCACGGCTGGCCGTACGATATTCACAGCTACGCCGACGTTGCGCCCGCGCTGGCGGCAAAAGGCTATCGGGTGATTGTGCCTTCTCTGCGCGGCTACGGTACCACGCGCTTCCTGTCAGCCAAAACGCCGCGCAACGGCCAGCCTTCAGCCATGGCGAAAGATATTGTGAACCTGATGGATGCCCTGAATATTAAGCAGGCGGTATTTGCAGGATATGACTGGGGCGCTCGTACGGCGGATATCGTTGCGGCGCTGTGGCCAGAGCGCGTTAAGTCACTGGTGTCGGTGAGCGGGTATCTCATCAGCAGCCAGCAGATTGGCAAACAGCCGCTGCCGCCAAAAGCGGAGCAGCAGTGGTGGTATCAGTTCTATTTCGCCACCGCGCGCGGTGCTGAGGGCTATGCCAAAAACACGCATGACTTCGCGCGCTTAATCTGGTCTCAGGCCTCGCCTGACTGGAAATTTAGCGATGCTGTTTTTAACGCCAGCGCCAAATCCCTCGATAACCCGGATCACGTCGCCGTGACGCTCAGCAACTATCGCTGGCGTTTAGGGCTGGAAAAAGGCGAGCGCAAATACGACAGCTACGAGCAAAAACTCGCTACGCTGCCGAATATAACCGTTCCAACGATTACCATCGAAGGCGGAAACAACGGTGCGCCGCATCCTGCACCTCAGGCCTACGCGGGTAAATTTACCGGTAAATATGAGCACCGCACCTTCGGGGCAACCGTGGGGCACAATCCGCCTCAGGAAGATCCGCAGGATTTCGTCAAGGCCGTCGTTGACGCGGACAAGCTCTGA
- a CDS encoding ISNCY-like element ISKpn21 family transposase, translating to MSAESSGVFTLKEINRIKIIQDVIERRITTRRAAEHLGISDRQCRRLLARYREGGPLGMASRRCGMRGNRQLPPGLADQALELIKTRYADFGPTLAREKLEELHGLFLGKETVRRIMVRAGLWVPRKQRAARIPQPRYRRPCTGELIQIDGCDHDWFEGRGPACTALVYVDDATSKLMELLFVKSESTFSYFEATRRYIDKHGKPLALYSDKAGVFRVNNKHATGGDGHTQFGRAMHELNIQTICAETSPAKGRVERAHLTLQDRLVKELRLQGICSMEAANDFAEAYMADYNRRFGKVPRHDFDVHRAVEHDEDLGLIFTVREKRKVSKSLTIQYDKMLYLIEDSELSRRAIGKYIDVYHYPDGRKELRLNGTLLPYSTYDRLSEIDQGAIVDNKRLGRTLEFISLVQSKRDNTRSQSIPAGDGPSRRRPKQEGKKSQRSLDNDDMLEALKQLQSRSEDIFGKRAR from the coding sequence ATGAGCGCAGAAAGCTCAGGAGTGTTTACTTTGAAAGAGATCAACCGGATCAAGATTATACAGGACGTCATTGAACGTCGCATCACAACGCGCCGTGCGGCCGAGCACCTCGGTATCAGCGACAGGCAATGCCGCAGACTTCTTGCCCGTTACCGTGAAGGCGGACCGCTTGGTATGGCCAGCAGACGATGTGGCATGCGTGGTAACCGCCAGTTGCCACCCGGGCTCGCAGATCAGGCTCTGGAACTGATCAAGACGCGTTATGCTGATTTCGGTCCGACTCTGGCGCGTGAAAAGCTCGAAGAACTCCACGGACTGTTTCTTGGCAAAGAAACTGTCCGGCGCATCATGGTGCGGGCTGGCTTATGGGTTCCCCGTAAACAACGTGCCGCAAGGATCCCTCAACCACGGTACCGGCGTCCGTGTACTGGTGAGCTGATACAAATAGATGGCTGTGATCACGACTGGTTTGAAGGCCGTGGCCCGGCCTGCACCGCGCTGGTCTATGTTGATGATGCAACCAGCAAACTGATGGAACTGTTGTTTGTTAAATCGGAGTCCACGTTTTCTTACTTCGAAGCCACGCGGCGCTATATCGATAAGCATGGTAAACCGCTGGCACTGTACAGCGATAAAGCCGGTGTTTTTCGTGTTAACAATAAACACGCCACAGGCGGAGACGGGCATACTCAGTTTGGGCGAGCCATGCATGAACTGAACATCCAGACTATCTGTGCAGAAACCAGTCCCGCCAAAGGGCGTGTAGAACGAGCTCACCTCACTTTACAGGATCGTCTGGTCAAAGAGCTGCGGTTACAGGGCATTTGTTCAATGGAGGCTGCAAATGACTTCGCTGAGGCCTATATGGCTGACTATAACCGCCGTTTTGGCAAAGTACCGCGACATGATTTTGACGTACACCGTGCTGTAGAACATGATGAGGACCTGGGGCTTATTTTCACTGTTCGTGAAAAACGTAAAGTCTCAAAATCGTTGACGATACAATATGATAAAATGTTGTACCTGATTGAAGACAGCGAACTGAGTCGCCGTGCAATAGGTAAATATATCGATGTGTATCACTATCCTGATGGCAGAAAAGAGCTGCGCCTGAACGGTACGCTACTTCCCTACTCTACCTACGACCGACTGTCAGAAATCGACCAGGGCGCGATTGTCGATAACAAGCGTCTTGGCCGAACCCTGGAGTTTATCAGTCTGGTGCAGAGCAAGCGGGATAACACGCGCTCTCAGTCAATTCCCGCTGGAGATGGCCCTTCCCGACGACGGCCAAAGCAGGAAGGGAAGAAATCCCAGCGCTCACTGGATAATGATGACATGCTCGAAGCACTCAAACAGCTTCAGTCACGTTCAGAGGACATTTTTGGTAAAAGAGCCCGCTGA
- a CDS encoding cytochrome c biogenesis protein/redoxin codes for MFLVIAFLGGMISLLSPCTLPVIPLLFAGFQGQRRHILALLAGMIVMFTLVAMAVTVASEWIAEATIVGRWIALVILDTAALALIFPSFAQRIAGPAVSAGNVLNTRSGQTRGMVSAFLAGLAVGLLWSPCAGPILGAIFSINIAGHSAITTGALLAAYGSGCALMLSLLVFGGRTLIAPLRAKSALMERLRQGAGVAMLAAVVFNATGMTSLLKGANSVADRLETTLLTLAKPTAAPVKLRPVVMTEPSSQLPSLSGGTGWINGDPVTSESLRGKVVLIDFWTWDCINCQHTLPHVKDWATKYQSQGLVVIGVHTPEYPWEKPLSSVKTAVEKWQLPYRVVTDNNYQIWNAFGNQYWPAHYYFDAKGQLRYTAFGEGDYAQQEKIIQQLLKEARS; via the coding sequence ATGTTTCTGGTAATCGCTTTTCTGGGCGGGATGATAAGCCTGCTCAGCCCATGTACTCTCCCGGTTATTCCGCTCCTGTTCGCCGGTTTTCAGGGACAGCGACGACATATTCTGGCCCTGCTCGCGGGGATGATCGTGATGTTCACCCTGGTGGCGATGGCCGTCACCGTCGCCAGCGAGTGGATCGCAGAGGCAACCATCGTCGGGCGCTGGATCGCTCTAGTCATTCTGGACACGGCCGCGCTGGCCTTAATTTTTCCGTCATTCGCCCAGCGTATTGCGGGTCCGGCCGTCAGCGCGGGAAATGTCCTGAACACCCGAAGCGGGCAAACGCGCGGTATGGTATCGGCTTTTCTGGCCGGGCTCGCGGTGGGGCTGCTCTGGTCTCCCTGCGCCGGTCCCATACTGGGCGCCATTTTCAGCATTAATATCGCGGGCCATTCGGCCATTACGACGGGCGCGCTGCTGGCGGCCTACGGCAGCGGATGCGCGCTGATGCTGAGCCTGCTCGTTTTCGGCGGCCGCACGCTGATTGCGCCGTTAAGAGCAAAATCGGCGCTGATGGAAAGGCTGCGGCAGGGGGCTGGCGTGGCGATGCTGGCGGCAGTCGTATTTAACGCGACAGGAATGACTTCGCTTCTGAAAGGAGCAAATAGCGTTGCGGATCGTCTGGAGACAACACTTTTGACGCTGGCGAAACCCACAGCCGCGCCGGTGAAGCTCCGGCCGGTCGTGATGACAGAGCCCAGCAGCCAGCTGCCTTCGTTAAGCGGGGGAACAGGGTGGATAAACGGTGACCCTGTCACGTCTGAATCTCTGCGAGGGAAGGTGGTATTAATTGATTTCTGGACGTGGGATTGCATTAACTGCCAGCATACGCTTCCCCATGTGAAAGACTGGGCCACGAAGTATCAGTCTCAGGGGCTGGTCGTGATTGGGGTTCACACGCCGGAATATCCCTGGGAAAAGCCGCTTTCGTCGGTAAAAACCGCGGTGGAGAAATGGCAGCTGCCGTATCGGGTGGTGACGGATAACAATTATCAAATCTGGAACGCTTTCGGGAACCAGTACTGGCCAGCGCATTACTATTTCGATGCCAAAGGCCAGCTACGCTATACCGCCTTTGGCGAAGGAGATTATGCGCAGCAGGAAAAGATCATTCAGCAGCTGCTGAAAGAAGCCAGGTCATAA
- a CDS encoding acyl-homoserine-lactone synthase, which yields MNSVIEFFLHDYDDLPSALARELFRLRRKTFRDRLDWKVECVEDMEKDQFDNPNTTYLLGMYEGELLCGARFINSTHPTMISEIFHNYFAETIILPTDVPCCEISRLFLDKERRDSSSLQGVPASKALFLAMNIYCIKNKYHGMYAVVSRGMYAIFRHANWKVEVIQRGLSEKGEVIYYIFMPASINIIEDIISKDKSSHWLREMLEHLRHL from the coding sequence ATGAATTCTGTTATTGAGTTTTTTTTGCATGATTACGATGATTTACCGTCAGCATTAGCCCGCGAACTCTTCCGACTCAGGAGAAAAACCTTTCGGGACCGACTCGACTGGAAAGTTGAATGCGTTGAAGATATGGAAAAGGATCAATTTGACAACCCAAACACGACATACTTGTTGGGTATGTATGAGGGAGAGTTGTTATGTGGCGCGCGATTCATTAATTCGACGCATCCGACAATGATAAGTGAAATTTTTCACAATTATTTTGCCGAAACCATTATTTTACCGACAGATGTTCCCTGCTGTGAAATTAGCCGTTTATTTTTAGATAAAGAAAGACGAGACTCCTCAAGTCTGCAGGGCGTGCCCGCCAGTAAGGCATTGTTTCTTGCGATGAATATTTATTGCATTAAGAATAAATATCATGGAATGTACGCAGTAGTCAGTCGTGGTATGTATGCCATTTTTCGCCATGCAAACTGGAAAGTTGAAGTTATTCAACGCGGCTTGTCTGAAAAAGGGGAGGTTATTTACTATATATTTATGCCTGCCAGTATCAACATTATTGAAGACATTATTAGCAAAGATAAATCCAGTCACTGGCTTCGCGAAATGCTGGAGCATTTACGCCACTTATAA
- the tam gene encoding trans-aconitate 2-methyltransferase: MADWNPSLYLQYGAERTRPAAELLARIPLDEVSTIADLGCGPGNSTALLKHRWPSAHITGVDNSPAMLEEARAALPGCHFVETDIRQYKPGQPLSLIYANASLQWVPDHYDLLPHLVSLLTLNGVLAIQMPDNWLEPTHVAMREVALEQDYPDRGREPLPGVHAYYDILSEAGCDVDIWRTTYFHKMSSHQAIIDWVSATGLRPWLQELNESEQKRFLKRYHELLEEQYPLQENGQILLAFPRLFIVAQRQP; encoded by the coding sequence ATGGCCGACTGGAATCCTTCTCTTTACCTGCAATACGGCGCGGAAAGAACGCGTCCTGCCGCAGAACTGCTCGCCAGAATTCCTCTGGATGAGGTCTCCACCATCGCTGATTTAGGCTGCGGGCCGGGAAACAGCACCGCGCTGTTGAAGCATCGCTGGCCTTCGGCGCACATTACCGGGGTCGACAACTCCCCTGCAATGCTCGAGGAAGCAAGAGCCGCATTGCCTGGCTGCCATTTTGTAGAGACCGATATCCGCCAGTACAAGCCTGGCCAGCCGCTGAGCCTGATTTATGCCAACGCTTCGCTGCAATGGGTTCCTGACCACTACGATCTCCTTCCTCATCTCGTTTCTTTGCTCACGCTTAACGGCGTATTAGCGATCCAGATGCCTGACAACTGGCTTGAACCCACTCACGTAGCGATGCGTGAAGTGGCGCTGGAGCAAGACTACCCTGACCGCGGCCGTGAACCTCTCCCGGGTGTGCATGCCTATTACGACATCTTGTCGGAGGCGGGCTGTGACGTGGATATCTGGCGGACAACCTATTTCCATAAAATGAGCTCGCACCAGGCCATTATTGACTGGGTAAGTGCCACCGGCTTGCGTCCGTGGCTCCAGGAACTGAACGAGAGCGAGCAGAAACGTTTCCTGAAACGCTACCATGAACTGCTGGAAGAGCAGTATCCGCTCCAGGAAAATGGGCAGATACTGCTCGCTTTTCCGCGGCTATTTATCGTGGCGCAACGCCAGCCCTGA
- a CDS encoding ATP-binding protein: MRFWPRSLLARLLLVVLSGLLLANALSLTLVMIERMHSARTVMLGNLENDVATSVAILDRLPASERAAWLPRLERGNYRYILGPGEPGNAPTDRRSQDAIRTLKATLATQYPLSFTAVPGAVSHIQAHLTLRDGAPLTIDLIPRMPPVASWLPVVLILQLLLLAACAWIAVRQVVRPFSQFTRAVDSLDPAASTPMTEKGPLEVQRAAHAFNAMQARIQSYLRERAQILASISHDLQTPITRMKLRVEMAGEPELRDKLLNDLDNMTRLVREGIAYARSSESLEETPLKLELNAWVNSIACDYQDIGKNVQFQASDARLPIVTRPQALRRVMTNLLDNALKFGERAVITIDDSSDREVVIHITDDGPGIPEAELEAVLQPFYRVETSRNRDTGGTGLGLAIAAQLTAQLEGKLNLTNLAGGGLDVSITLPRR; encoded by the coding sequence ATGAGGTTCTGGCCACGCTCGCTGCTTGCCCGCTTGCTGCTCGTCGTGCTGTCCGGTCTGCTGCTGGCCAACGCCCTGAGCCTGACGCTGGTCATGATTGAACGAATGCACAGCGCCAGAACGGTGATGCTCGGTAATCTGGAAAACGACGTCGCAACCAGCGTCGCCATTTTAGACCGCTTACCGGCCAGCGAACGCGCGGCCTGGCTTCCGCGCCTCGAACGGGGTAACTATCGCTATATTCTGGGGCCGGGAGAGCCCGGCAACGCGCCGACGGATAGGCGTTCGCAGGACGCCATCCGAACCTTAAAAGCGACGCTCGCGACACAGTACCCGCTCAGCTTCACCGCCGTCCCTGGTGCCGTTTCACACATCCAGGCGCATCTGACGCTGCGCGACGGCGCGCCGCTGACCATTGACCTGATCCCGCGCATGCCGCCGGTCGCCAGCTGGTTGCCCGTTGTGCTAATTCTGCAGCTGCTGCTGCTGGCTGCGTGCGCCTGGATTGCCGTGCGGCAGGTGGTGCGGCCTTTTTCACAATTTACCCGCGCGGTGGATTCGCTGGATCCGGCGGCCAGCACGCCAATGACGGAGAAAGGGCCGCTTGAGGTGCAGCGGGCAGCGCATGCCTTCAACGCCATGCAGGCGCGCATTCAGTCTTATCTCCGGGAACGCGCGCAGATCCTGGCCTCGATTTCTCACGATCTCCAGACGCCCATTACCCGCATGAAGCTGCGCGTCGAAATGGCAGGGGAACCAGAACTTCGCGACAAGCTTCTGAACGACCTTGATAACATGACGCGTCTGGTGCGGGAGGGGATTGCGTATGCCCGGTCATCAGAATCGCTGGAAGAGACCCCGCTGAAGCTGGAGCTAAACGCCTGGGTCAACAGCATCGCCTGCGATTATCAGGACATCGGTAAAAACGTGCAGTTTCAGGCAAGCGATGCCCGCCTGCCAATCGTTACGCGTCCCCAGGCGCTCCGCCGGGTGATGACTAACCTGCTGGATAACGCGCTCAAATTCGGCGAACGCGCTGTAATAACCATCGATGATTCGTCTGACCGGGAGGTGGTTATCCACATCACGGACGACGGGCCGGGGATCCCTGAAGCCGAGCTTGAGGCGGTTTTACAGCCGTTCTACCGGGTGGAAACATCGCGCAACCGCGATACCGGCGGAACAGGACTCGGACTGGCGATTGCCGCGCAGCTCACCGCTCAGCTTGAAGGAAAGCTCAACCTGACGAACCTGGCCGGAGGCGGACTGGATGTCTCCATTACGCTACCGCGCCGTTAA